One Elaeis guineensis isolate ETL-2024a chromosome 10, EG11, whole genome shotgun sequence genomic window carries:
- the LOC105052817 gene encoding uncharacterized protein, whose product MEKSRSFPEYSYSSSYSGGLGYEGRPNSYSFNGPNGKHDGFASSSDPELKRKRRVAAYNVFTTEAKLKSSVRNSVKWIKTKFTNIRYGI is encoded by the coding sequence ATGGAGAAGAGTAGGTCCTTCCCCGAGTATTCGTACTCGTCCTCCTATTCCGGTGGGTTGGGGTACGAGGGCCGCCCCAACTCCTACAGCTTCAACGGGCCGAACGGGAAGCACGACGGCTTCGCCAGCTCCAGCGATCCCGAGCTCAAGCGCAAACGCCGGGTGGCGGCCTACAACGTCTTCACCACCGAGGCCAAGCTCAAGTCCTCCGTCAGGAACAGCGTCAAGTGGATCAAAACCAAGTTCACCAACATCCGCTACGGCATCTGA